A single region of the Methanothermobacter sp. K4 genome encodes:
- a CDS encoding polysaccharide pyruvyl transferase family protein, which produces MSKIVILGPTDRLNRGTEALILSRISVITKFLDESTFFIPYINPLAIPRADYEFNSYKRIGLIYPSFVALQTPLIFLSVAIWSFLSNIKEFGFLFTWNEGLNVIKNTDIIVTTGGDVLSEDYGIFNFLTEFCGLFMAILLKKPVIVFAESIGPFKTRLTTFIAKSILNRVSLITTRDKISYNYIQEIGVTRPPIYLTADTAFLLDKKEVNDPTLNEFLTRKNLIGFSISDAISTWSGGNYDDYVALMANT; this is translated from the coding sequence ATGTCGAAAATAGTGATTCTGGGCCCCACTGATAGATTAAATAGAGGAACCGAAGCTTTAATTTTAAGTCGAATCAGTGTTATAACAAAATTCTTAGATGAATCTACGTTTTTTATACCCTATATAAATCCTTTAGCTATTCCAAGAGCTGATTATGAGTTTAATTCGTACAAGAGGATTGGTCTTATATATCCGTCATTTGTAGCTCTACAAACACCACTTATATTTCTATCAGTTGCTATCTGGTCGTTTTTGTCAAATATCAAAGAATTTGGATTTCTTTTCACATGGAATGAGGGTTTAAATGTTATTAAAAATACAGATATAATCGTTACAACAGGAGGAGATGTTCTTTCTGAAGATTATGGTATATTCAATTTTTTAACAGAATTTTGCGGTCTATTCATGGCCATATTACTTAAAAAACCTGTAATTGTATTTGCGGAATCTATTGGACCTTTTAAAACTAGATTGACAACTTTTATAGCTAAAAGTATCCTCAACAGAGTTTCACTTATTACAACAAGGGACAAAATATCTTATAACTATATCCAAGAAATTGGAGTTACTAGGCCACCAATTTACCTCACTGCAGACACAGCCTTTCTTCTTGATAAAAAGGAAGTTAATGATCCAACTCTAAATGAGTTTTTAACGAGAAAAAATTTGATAGGTTTCTCAATTAGCGATGCCATATCCACATGGAGCGGCGGAAATTATGATGATTATGTGGCTTTAATGGCCAATACTTGA
- a CDS encoding polysaccharide pyruvyl transferase family protein has protein sequence MTIEGINDDRVINRKVFDKVKNKEKVFNLEADYNSEELKYVISNCDLFLGARMHANIAALSSCVPAIAISYSIKTPGLMKLCGLENYYIDFKDLSEEALMEKISDAWENRKEITEHLKRRIPEIKKRAMRNGELVKELCDSLGLT, from the coding sequence GTGACCATTGAGGGCATAAATGACGACCGTGTAATAAACAGAAAGGTTTTTGATAAAGTAAAAAATAAGGAAAAAGTTTTTAATTTGGAGGCGGATTACAATTCTGAGGAACTTAAATATGTCATATCGAATTGTGATCTTTTCTTGGGGGCGCGAATGCATGCAAACATAGCGGCTCTTTCAAGTTGTGTTCCTGCAATAGCAATCTCATACAGTATAAAAACACCAGGTCTCATGAAACTTTGCGGACTTGAAAACTATTATATTGACTTTAAAGATCTTTCAGAGGAAGCATTAATGGAAAAAATATCCGATGCTTGGGAAAACAGAAAGGAAATAACTGAACACCTAAAAAGAAGAATACCCGAGATAAAAAAGAGGGCTATGAGGAACGGTGAACTTGTAAAGGAACTATGTGATTCACTTGGACTCACCTGA
- a CDS encoding Coenzyme F420 hydrogenase/dehydrogenase, beta subunit C-terminal domain — protein MRSLSEGLPGLGVDFRELNMEIFGGEPEDILLGNYESCYVAHSTDEKLSYDSSSGGMVTQVLLYLLEEVLIDGALVTRMNPERPLEPEPFIARTPEEIIEARGSKYCPVPANVALREIIDVPGRYAVVGLPCHIQGVRKAELLNRKLRERIIYHLGIVCNHTPSFKATEFLLEMLGVEPGDVKGIRYRGGGWPGGLRVETRNGEILLLPEYWGSGFGQLFMPARCHMCPDHMAELSDMSFADPWLREFDGETQGKTLMVIRKDSEILDKIKKGGLCGVEPMEPSRVLLSQLYNIYMKKKVNMISENIYNAEFPPIDPLDRLIAILRPRNIKIPRKLILKYFTFYAILASLKPGETLSGESK, from the coding sequence GTGCGGAGTCTGTCTGAGGGTCTGCCTGGTCTTGGAGTGGATTTCAGAGAGCTCAACATGGAAATCTTTGGAGGGGAACCAGAGGATATTCTCCTCGGGAACTATGAGTCCTGCTATGTTGCACACTCAACTGATGAGAAGTTGAGTTATGACTCATCATCTGGGGGTATGGTGACGCAGGTCCTCCTCTACCTCCTGGAGGAGGTCCTCATAGATGGTGCCCTCGTAACCCGTATGAACCCCGAGAGACCCCTTGAACCTGAACCATTCATTGCAAGGACTCCTGAGGAGATAATTGAGGCCAGGGGGTCCAAGTACTGCCCTGTACCTGCAAATGTTGCCCTCAGGGAGATAATTGATGTCCCCGGGAGGTATGCTGTTGTTGGTCTCCCATGCCACATTCAGGGTGTTAGGAAGGCTGAACTCCTGAACAGAAAGCTTAGGGAGCGTATAATCTATCACCTTGGGATTGTCTGCAACCACACACCAAGTTTTAAGGCCACTGAGTTCCTGCTTGAGATGCTGGGGGTTGAACCGGGGGATGTTAAGGGAATAAGGTATCGTGGAGGGGGATGGCCTGGCGGCCTGCGGGTTGAGACAAGAAACGGCGAAATACTACTACTACCTGAGTACTGGGGATCCGGTTTCGGGCAGCTATTCATGCCAGCTAGGTGCCATATGTGCCCCGACCATATGGCAGAGTTATCAGACATGTCCTTTGCAGACCCATGGCTGAGGGAATTTGATGGAGAAACCCAGGGAAAAACTCTCATGGTCATAAGAAAGGACTCCGAAATACTTGATAAAATCAAAAAGGGTGGTCTTTGCGGGGTGGAACCAATGGAACCATCAAGAGTGCTACTATCACAGCTCTACAATATCTACATGAAAAAGAAGGTTAATATGATCAGTGAGAACATTTACAATGCTGAATTTCCACCCATAGATCCTCTGGACCGTTTAATCGCCATTCTAAGACCCAGAAATATTAAGATTCCCAGAAAGCTTATTTTGAAGTATTTCACATTTTATGCGATATTAGCATCCCTAAAGCCAGGCGAGACTTTATCAGGTGAGTCCAAGTGA